The window CTTCGCATCTCTGCCAGTATGGCCTTTTTCTGTTTTTCGGTGACAGGGCCGTCAGGGCTGTCGTAGTAGTATGAATAATTCATCGACTGCCGAAGGTGCAGCCTTATGCCGCATACTCTTGTGGCCGCAGAGGTCAGCATGAAACTGATGGTTCGCAGGTAAACTTCCGAACCCTCTATGGTGTCGTATGTGATGAACTCAAGCCTGGAATCCATGTCGATCTCCCATGAGAGCGGGCGCTGGACTCTGTTCACCCTGCATGCCACGACCCTGTCCCTTCCGGGGAAATCAGTCCTTATAAGTACATCCCTCGCGGTCATAGGGAAATCGCTTTTGATCTCCTGCATGTCTTTGAAGCTTATAGTTAAGCTCATTCTTTATCCTCCCCGTACAGGTCATCCGGACACCGGGATCCGGTGAGCAGCTCATTAAATCTATATGTCAGGTTTTTAAAATAATTCCAGACACAAAACCTCATCTGAACATATTATCATAAAATCGCTGTTGTATACACCAAAAAAGTAATTTTTTAATGACGGGAAATATTCCGCCGATACTGCGAAGGGGGCAGGATGCTTATGCACCCGGCCCCCATGAGATCGATCTTCTGACTTGGGTCCTGTTTCGGACTAATTTACTGTCAGTTTCTCTATGACTACCTTTTTCAACGGGCGGTCCCTTGAATCCGTGGGGACTTTGCCTATCACTTCAACTACATCCATTCCCTCAGAGACATGCCCGAATATCGCGTGCTTGCCGTCAAGCCAGGGGCATGGGACGAGGGTAATGAAGAACTGCGATCCGCCTGTGTTCGGCCCCGCGTTAGCCATAGACAGGATCCCGGGCCTGTCGTGCTTAAGCCCTTTGCCGAACTCATCAGGTATGTTGTAGCCTGGGCCCCCCATGCCTGTGCCCTGGGGGCAGCCTCCCTGGATCATGAAGTTATCTATCACACGATGGAAGATTATTCCGTCGTAGTAATTTTTTTCGATAAGATCCGTGAAATTCTTAACCGTGTTCGGCGCAAGATCGTTGTAGAGTTCGATCTTGAAAGTACCCGCGGATGTTTCAAAAACTGCCGTCTGACGCTTTGGTGCTTCTTCCGCCGATGCGGGGCCTGCTGAAAATATCTTCATGCTTATTCCTCCAATGTCTTCTTTTGTCTGTTCCTGACCTGCAGATTCTAACATTTATACCTGTCCTCAGCCACTCTCCGAACCCTAAAAAGTGCGGCAGAGATCTGACCGTTGCTTTCAATATTTCCCGATCATCATCCAAATTTTTTTAAAATTTGATCCGCACCCTGTACTTTTTTATGAAGTCCGTGGGCAGATATGACATCTTCGCCTCCCGAAGCCCCGGGTCGTTCATGTCCTCTTCCCTGTTCACGACTGCCAGTTCAGGATGTTCCTGAAGCATGCGGCACATAAATTCCTTGTTGATCACCTGGTATGCGGCTCCATATTCCAAGCTGGCCTTTTCGAAGTGTACGAGTATCGTATTGCAGGCAAGCTCGGCTATCGTGTAGGCTGCGACCTTCCCCGACACTTCGATGACTCCTCCAACGATACGCGGGATGCTCTCCCAGTTGCTCAGTATTCTTAATATGCCATGGTTTTCCTGAAGCAGACCCTTGTCCGTGCATCCGTTATTGGCTTGGCACCATGCAAGCTGGAATTCCATGACTTCAGGAATTATCTCCTGTGTTATGGGCCTGAAAAGATAGTCGTAATTCCTGCGGAAATGGTTTACCCTGTTACGTTTCTTCATATACCTGTTGCCCGGAAGCATCGCCAGATCCCTTATGTCGTAAAGGTATTCCCAGCTTCCCCTCATATCTTCCGCTTCAAGCTTTTCTCCCAGCTGGTCCTTCCAAATTTCGAGAAGTTTTTCGGGCACGAGCCAGAATTCAGGCTCATTGCCGAATCTTTCTCTTATAACGTCGGCCCAGTCTGTTCTTTCCCAATTCCCCAGCGGTGCGAGGTCGTAGTCACGGGGAAAGGTCTGCCTGATCCAGAGCAGATCCTTGTCATCTTCCCTGGCTGTCCGGTATCCGTAGTCACAGGCCCATCCCCAAAGTATCGGAAAACTGTAGTCGGATGCTCTTTGGTTTGTGATCTTCCAGTAACGCTCAAAAAATGAGATGTCTTCAAGTTTTATGTCACTATATTGAAACAAGGAACGATTCCCTCCGTTCTGCTTACGATTAAAGATTAAACCTCTTTCGCACTTTTTGCCAATAGCAAAAGAACGTATATCTGCTACAATTTTGTATCAGCATCAAATATTAAAAAGGGATCGATGGACTTGACAGAAAACAATTGCGCCGGCAACCAAGAAAAATGCCCTGAAACAGTTCCCGAAGAACAGACGGGGATGACAAAAGAGGAACAGGAGTGGGGGCTGAAAAAAGAACCTCGTCCTCCTCTGCCTCGCTATGTCTTTGGCG is drawn from Synergistaceae bacterium DZ-S4 and contains these coding sequences:
- a CDS encoding peptidylprolyl isomerase, which codes for MKIFSAGPASAEEAPKRQTAVFETSAGTFKIELYNDLAPNTVKNFTDLIEKNYYDGIIFHRVIDNFMIQGGCPQGTGMGGPGYNIPDEFGKGLKHDRPGILSMANAGPNTGGSQFFITLVPCPWLDGKHAIFGHVSEGMDVVEVIGKVPTDSRDRPLKKVVIEKLTVN
- a CDS encoding phosphatidylglycerol lysyltransferase domain-containing protein, producing MFQYSDIKLEDISFFERYWKITNQRASDYSFPILWGWACDYGYRTAREDDKDLLWIRQTFPRDYDLAPLGNWERTDWADVIRERFGNEPEFWLVPEKLLEIWKDQLGEKLEAEDMRGSWEYLYDIRDLAMLPGNRYMKKRNRVNHFRRNYDYLFRPITQEIIPEVMEFQLAWCQANNGCTDKGLLQENHGILRILSNWESIPRIVGGVIEVSGKVAAYTIAELACNTILVHFEKASLEYGAAYQVINKEFMCRMLQEHPELAVVNREEDMNDPGLREAKMSYLPTDFIKKYRVRIKF